In Bacillus toyonensis BCT-7112, a single window of DNA contains:
- a CDS encoding phage holin family protein produces MRWIVSLLVNSVVLIAVSGLLKGIAPDAFYVANIQTAIIASIILAVLNVFVKPFLILITLPITVVTFGFFLIVINAITLKITDSLLGDAFNITGFGVAIIAAICISIFNMIIEKAIVEPLYEKKRK; encoded by the coding sequence ATGAGATGGATTGTATCACTTCTTGTAAATAGCGTTGTGTTAATCGCTGTATCGGGACTTTTAAAAGGGATTGCACCAGACGCGTTTTACGTAGCAAATATACAAACTGCAATTATTGCGAGTATTATATTGGCGGTTTTAAATGTGTTTGTAAAACCATTTTTAATTTTAATTACGCTACCAATTACTGTTGTAACGTTCGGGTTCTTCTTAATTGTTATTAATGCGATTACGTTAAAAATAACAGATTCATTATTAGGAGATGCTTTTAATATAACAGGGTTTGGCGTAGCAATTATTGCGGCAATTTGTATTTCTATTTTTAATATGATAATTGAAAAGGCAATTGTTGAACCGTTATATGAAAAAAAGAGAAAATGA
- a CDS encoding DUF4275 family protein — protein sequence MEFIDVLRKKNMKVREFQNWGVYFRKRWEEHFANHLSDEEKEDIFLYGDKYGCGYLWHIFSYEKKKCLEGKEAENAFHNEVKKECYIFYQHCNDVLLIKDASLLSMDDILRETDDMYKGDIYIVDKDFTWTFVKTHEDRWCGPYFTRRC from the coding sequence ATGGAGTTTATAGATGTTTTAAGAAAGAAAAATATGAAGGTAAGAGAGTTTCAAAATTGGGGTGTTTATTTTCGCAAGCGCTGGGAGGAGCATTTTGCAAACCATTTAAGTGATGAAGAAAAAGAAGACATTTTCCTTTATGGAGATAAGTATGGCTGTGGGTATCTTTGGCACATATTTAGTTATGAGAAGAAGAAGTGTTTAGAGGGGAAAGAAGCGGAGAACGCGTTTCATAATGAAGTGAAAAAGGAGTGCTATATCTTCTATCAACACTGTAATGATGTACTACTAATAAAAGATGCGAGTTTATTAAGTATGGATGATATATTACGTGAAACAGATGATATGTATAAAGGTGATATATATATTGTAGATAAAGATTTCACTTGGACTTTTGTAAAAACTCATGAAGATAGATGGTGTGGTCCTTATTTTACTAGGAGATGTTAG